Within the Oculatellaceae cyanobacterium genome, the region TGAATTTTCCGGCTATCAAGCTGCAACTCTTTACTTACGCGGAACTCCGTTGTTAATGTTTCTAAGTTCCCGTCCTATTAACGAAGTTTCTTTACCAAGTCAACAAAGATTAGTGCAAATTCCTGAAGATGATCCAATTTGGAAAGCACAGCAAGTTGCAACCAAGCTAAATCAGCTAGGTGGGAATAATCTTAATAAGAGTGCGATCGCAGTCGTATTAGAACCAACTTGCAACTGCTACACAATTAAAGTCAATAGTCAAGCCTTAGTACAAATTAATGGTAGCGCCAGATTACCAAATACAACTAACAATCTGGCTGAAGATGCGTTGGAAATAGCTAGTCAACTCCGACGCGTGCTGACTGAATCTACCACTGTCGTAGAAATTCCCGTCCCGACACCACCACCGTCGCATCAAGCTGCTGTAGGCTCAGTTATTCGTTCGACTCTTCAAGGAATTGCCTCTTGGTATGGCCCTGGATTTCATGGAAGGCGTAGTGCAAATGGTGAAAGATATAACCAGAATGCTTTGACAGCAGCCCATCGCAGCTTACCATTTGGAACCCAAGTGCAGGTGACAAACTTAAAAAATAATCGTTCAGTAATAGTACGAATTAATGATCGTGGCCCTTTTATTAGAGGTCGGGTTATTGATCTATCTGCCGCAGCCGCCAGAACAATAGGAATAACCCAAACTGGCGTAGCACCAGTGCGTATAGATGTTTTAGACCCACAACAAATAACTGCCAGCAACAATTAACACC harbors:
- a CDS encoding septal ring lytic transglycosylase RlpA family protein; this translates as MNQKFLYSLVAVVLTTFLGTVTPSHAQSEQLYKSSNSKSSQSIFAQGDESITKIVPHEFSGYQAATLYLRGTPLLMFLSSRPINEVSLPSQQRLVQIPEDDPIWKAQQVATKLNQLGGNNLNKSAIAVVLEPTCNCYTIKVNSQALVQINGSARLPNTTNNLAEDALEIASQLRRVLTESTTVVEIPVPTPPPSHQAAVGSVIRSTLQGIASWYGPGFHGRRSANGERYNQNALTAAHRSLPFGTQVQVTNLKNNRSVIVRINDRGPFIRGRVIDLSAAAARTIGITQTGVAPVRIDVLDPQQITASNN